Below is a window of Nicotiana tabacum cultivar K326 chromosome 19, ASM71507v2, whole genome shotgun sequence DNA.
tgggattgcaacggcttttgtctgtgagctcgatcttgCCTTGAGCCTTCGATCTTGgtttgagctcgattctgactcgagctctcgatcttggctcgagctcgattctgacttgaGCTCTTGAATTGATTTTGGgtcaatgttggtcggtctctggatcaTAAACATGATAGCTTTACTCTGcgtcatagttcgatttggactagAGCTCGAAAACGACGTCCAACTCGACATGGGTCGGCCCCTCGAGTTCGAGTTTTATTTGTTCCATCTTTGGAGTCTCAATTCGATCGACCatcgttcgaactcgatcggacgtgcgaatgccgaaatctatttcgaccgtatacaagtatgaacttaaaTATTTGGTGAGAGCTTTTGTCTAATTGTAAATGTTAGAGAGTGTGGATTAGATGTATGTtacgaatttttttttttcaaataaaattttaatatttaagtGAAAAAGAATACATAATCTATATTTACGTAAAGAAGAATACATAGATGTCATTATTCCACCAAGTTCTGAATAGTGAGCTACGTACACTAAAAATATTGTCATCTCAATTATATAAAAGGGTAAAAAGTAAATATAAATAGAAAATACTAAACGATTAACTGGCGACTTGATTGGAGCAGAGTTCCAAAACGGGGATTTTCTTTTTAAACCAAGGAAATTGTTTGTATTAATTATGGGCATACTTCTTTAAAAGTATCTCAACtaattctgccatattattgctGAAATCAACacattattatcattttttaatattgaaattgactcTCAAAACATTTTATCACCATACATTATATCACATATTTTGCTGTCACCTTAGACTTTTATCACCATACCAGAATTAAGTTTAACCAAGTATATACAGTGATAATATAACAATCGTTTACACGATTAATATAATTGAACCTATTATTGTAAGTTACTTATATTTTTATGAAGTTATCAATTAATAATAATGATTAAAATTCATTTGTCATTAAACTGATTTTATAAATACTTTTCACAGACAAGCTATATAAGAAaacttttatattatattatactcataatatcaaaaataaaactGACTATTTATAATGCGTTgatgaaagagagagaaaaatagtgTATTCGATTCCACAAAACCAACGAATGTATGATGAAATTCCAGGGTGTGAAAGTCCATTCAACTATCactattctaattttttttaattttccataCAAAAGTATTAATTAATGAATtaaaccaaaaaaagaaagagaggaaaaatcaaaGTTAGAACATTCACCGTAAACGCCGCCACGGTCAGGTTGCCAACTAGGCTCGGAGCATTCCAAAGCTAGAGGCTCGGAATCATCCAGCTGTATACAGcctgttattttatttttattttctcttatttctcTGTGTCCCATTAAACATTACTCCTTACATTATAATCTCAATAATAATTTCCATTTCTGGGTTTGGTTTATTCGCTGGCGACAGCCTGTTTCCAACAAAGCTCCCCCCTACCACACTACCCCACCCCCTCTATCTTCTCCCCCATTTTCCCCCTCACTCCTCTCTTCCACCAatcctctctcttttttctctggTTAGGGTTTTTTTTCGCGATTCTCTCTGGCGaccggaagattcagaatttgaGCTCTCCAGATCAAGATTCTTCATCCTGTAAGCTTTCTATTGATCTATTTTTCGCATATGTCAGTacttttttgttgattttttggttTAGGGTTTGTTTCAAGGTTAATGCGCAAGTTTTGTACTTTATATATGTAGATTGTGATCATTTTGTGTATGGTTTTGTATGTTTTTTTAGGTTGTCTTTAGAGCAGTTATAACGTTGAACATTGAATTGGGCGTGAATATAGGTAGAGTTCATTGTTGAAGAAGAGCGAAGAAAGGAGGGTAGAATTGATATTTTGGTGGGTGTGTGAGGTGGTGTTGGTGATCAGATCTTGAGAGACTGTTCATATATGGTAGTTTTGAGGTTGAAAGGAGTTAACAAGGATAAATCTGTGGTTTCACTTGTGTTGTTGAGGAGGAGTGAGGAGGGTGGTTCATGTGGTAGAGGGATTTCAGGTCTCCATGCTGTCAGAGAGCATGCGTGCAATTTGTGGTTTGGGTAATGCCCCATTCGAGAGTTGCTAGTGATGCACTAGGTGTATTTACTATTTTTCTTGTTTcaattttggtactttttggGTTGTTCTGCATCTTGTACTTGGTCTACTTTCACACGAGGATTTACGGGCAAGGTTATATTCAGCTTGGCTATTTTAATGGTCCTTGGATTATCCGTATTACGTTTATATTGTTTGCAATTTGGTGGGGTTTTGGGGAGGTTGTTCGGCTTAACTTGTTCAGAGGCGACGGGAGATTGTTGAATGCTCTTAGCTTCAAATGGCAGGAAACTGTTTGCAAGTGTTACATTGTTTCGAGCTTAGGTTTTGCAGAACCTTGCCTTTACCTCACGGTCGTGTTTCTCCTTCGGGCGTCCTTACAGAAGTCAGGAACTTTAGGCCAGAAATGGAATGGCAAAACAGCTGGATATATACTTCTCTTTTGCCTACCGGTTTTTGCTCTACAGCTCATACTTATTTTGGCTGGACCGCAATTTAAGAAGGATTACATTAGCAAATTGCCGTATTATTTCACTAGTCCAGTTAAGCGATCTACGAATGATCAGGATGTTGCCCTCTGCACTTACCCTCTGTTGAATACTTTCTGCCTTGGTCTTTTTGCCATCATTCTGACTTCTTATTTATTCTGGCTTGGTAGAAGAATCCTGCATTTGGTTATCAATAGGAGTCTGCAAAAGAGAGTATACATGCTAGTTGTATCAGTTTCTGCTTTCTTTCCTATAAGGGTTCTATTGCTTGGTTTAACTGTTAGAACTCAGCCAGAATATTTACCTTTTCAAGCTCTTGCATTTGTGGGTTTTGTTTCCTTCTTTTGTTGTATTGGGTTGGGCATCTTCATGCTCGTTTTCATGCCCGTGCGGGATTCTTTAGCATTGAAGAAGAGCTCAGAGAGGGATATAGAGGCTAGGAGAAGGTTAAGTGATGAACGAAATGATACTGTTTCCCTAATTGCTAACCTTGGAGGAAGTATGGTCAGCAGTCCTGGGAGAAATTCAGCTACCTCAACGAAGCGAGGATCCATCTCCTTTCGAACAACGGACAAGGATGAAACTACTTCAGGGGCCTTTGTGGAATTAAGTGTATTCTCTCCTAGCCAGCATTCATCCCCTCCTGGCTCACCTCAACTTCTTGGCTGGCCTATGCTACCACCCTCACAAGCTCAAGGTCCCTTATAGTTTCTTGGGGCTGTATCTTTCTTGTATTCTCCTATTACTGTCATGGTGGTGGATTATAACTGAAAGGTCACTTTTTTGGGTTTTATATTGTTTGTGTTCATTATCTGAGTGATTTTGATGTTTGGTACATTTTTTACTAGTAATAATAATTAGGACTTGCGAACATGATGGAGAGGTGAAATCTAACAAAATTTGCTGTATAAAAGgttttctttcattcttttgTATTCCATATAGCTGAATATTGAGTCACCGAACAGTAGTTTGTATTGCAAATACACCTATGGGGAATGAATACTACATGAAGTTATGAACCAAATTGAGGATGCTAAGACCATTATAAGTTGACCTTTTGTGATTTTCCCCCTCGTgtggttttcatttgccattttgcATCCACCAACTGGAAGGTTTTTTCTAGTAAAATGAGTACTTTTGCGTTTTTACATTTTCCCAGCCTTTGACATTTATTCTTACGTCTTTAACCACTACAATCATCAAATTTCCTCATCTTCTGATAAGTCGTGACATCTACTCTATCTGTGGTCTATGCAGGATAGCCACAGCCTTGAGCCTTGCGAGATTCTAAGCTGTCTTTCAAGTGGGTAGAATCTTTTAATAGAAAAGAATTAAGAGGAGATAAATAAATTAGAAGAATATTGCTTTCTTACGTTGAAATGGTGATTTAGAGAGGAACTCGTGGAAGAGAAGTAGGGGAAGATAAAATTTCCTCCCACGAATTCTAAATTCCATTTCTTTTTCAGAGTGGATGGTCAAGTTAGGCTTAACTGGTCGTATCACTATTTAGTGAAGTTGAATAAGTATAATTTTATCCGATTTGAGGGGCGGTTGACTAATTATTTAGATGTCTCTTCACAATAATTATGATAAAAAAAGTATCAATTCAAATTGAATGAATTTGAAATAATATTACAACATGGGttggatttaattttttatcattttcatctattaaataatatttaaataattacttgaaaaatttGTATTAAATTATCGAGTTGGAAATATTTATCTACTAAGATCTAATTATGAGTTAATTAATTGACCGGACGAATAGAAATTTTCAATTGGAAGGGATGTTCTTAATAGGCCTAATGAATTCCTAATTGAAATTAGGAAATCTTTTTCAATTgattttttaattcaaaatttaagttTTAGTGGGTTTGACTTTAAAAAAAAACCATTAAACCACTTGCTTCAAAAATTATTTGTTCAGAATCTAATATTTATCTCTTTGATTATATACCGTGTCAAAAATGTAACATGTTACTTTCACCTCTATTTGAGAAAAATGAGGGCCTACTCCAATTAAGAAGCTTCATTTGGCGCCGGATAAACAAATTTATGTCATGTATCACTCTggttatataaatatttatcacTTAATTATTAAGTTAAATAGAATTAAGATTATTTATCACTTAATTATTAAGTAGAATACTTTAAGATTCATAAATATGATTTATGATCAAAGAAATAGATTATTAAACCATGACtaagaaaataaatctaaaccgtAATAAACAAAATTTGGCTCGTTAggattttattcataaaaataccTTTTTGATTGTTTAATATTAAGAATGTATGAGTTAAGTTAGCTAATATTGGTGCATAGACGTACATTTTAAGTGTTGGTCTGCAATTTATAGCTTTTAATTAGCTCCTTATACGATTAAAACCTTCTAAATAATCTTCAAAAAAGTTCTGCCGAACGATGCCTTAATCAAGAAACTAATGTGAACAGCTGACCATATC
It encodes the following:
- the LOC107806591 gene encoding uncharacterized protein LOC107806591 is translated as MPHSRVASDALGVFTIFLVSILVLFGLFCILYLVYFHTRIYGQGYIQLGYFNGPWIIRITFILFAIWWGFGEVVRLNLFRGDGRLLNALSFKWQETVCKCYIVSSLGFAEPCLYLTVVFLLRASLQKSGTLGQKWNGKTAGYILLFCLPVFALQLILILAGPQFKKDYISKLPYYFTSPVKRSTNDQDVALCTYPLLNTFCLGLFAIILTSYLFWLGRRILHLVINRSLQKRVYMLVVSVSAFFPIRVLLLGLTVRTQPEYLPFQALAFVGFVSFFCCIGLGIFMLVFMPVRDSLALKKSSERDIEARRRLSDERNDTVSLIANLGGSMVSSPGRNSATSTKRGSISFRTTDKDETTSGAFVELSVFSPSQHSSPPGSPQLLGWPMLPPSQAQGPL